The region CCCAAAGATTCAAAATTAATTAAGTCAATAATAACCTGTTAAATATACTTTTAAAAAATTTTCCATAGATAGTATTATTTATTTCTTGCATTTTGTCTTAACTGACCACATGCAGCATTTTTATCTAGACCTCTACTTTTTCGCAAGCTAACCTTGATACCATTATTAGAAAGTCTGGATTGAAATAATTGAAGATTTTTTAATGATGCTCTTTTAAATTCAACCTCATCGATTTGGTTGTACTGTATTAAATTTACATGACATTGGAAACCTTTTAGCAAATTACTCAATTCATTGGCATGTTGTAATTTGTCATTAACCCCACTTAGCATTAAATATTCAAAACTAACCCTACGACCAGTATCTTTTACAAATTGCTTAGAGTCTTCAATTATATTTTTGATCTCGTAGTTTTTTGCACTTGGTATTATCATTTCTCGTGTTTTTTGGTTTGAAGCATGTAAGCTTATTGCTAGTGTAAATTGACATTTACCTAATATTTGAAAAGACTTTTCTGATAATCTTCTTATCATTTTTGGAACAGCAACTGTGCTTACAGTTATCTTTCTCTGACTAATCTGAAAATCCTCATTTATAGATCTAATGGAGAGAAGTAAGTCATCAATATTCAGCAATGGCTCACCCATTCCCATGAAAACAATATTAGTTACTTTTCTATTCATTTCATTTTCAATAAATAAAATTTGATCTAATATTTCACTTGCTTTTAAAGATCTCTTCAAACCCTCCTTACCAGTTGCGCAAAATTTGCAGTCCATAGGGCACCCAACTTGACTTGAAAGACACGCAGTAAGCCTTTTTTCAGTTGGTATACCGACACACTCAATACTTTCTTTATCGCCTGTCGAAAGTAATAACTTGAGAGTACCATCGTTAGCTAAACATTTTTCTTGAAAACTTAGTTCACCTATCTTAAAACCATCATCTTTTAATTTTTGTCTAAAATCTAGTGGTAATACATCTATTTCATCAATATTTTTCTTTTTATTTCTAAAGTTATATATCCATTTATAAATTTGACGGCCTCTAAATGCAGCTTGACCATAATTTAAAGCAACATTTTCTAAATCCCTAATACTACTTCCAAGAAGATTTTTCAAATTGTATTTTTAGTTCAAGACTATTTTTACCATAACAGCAAACCATGTTTTAAAAAGAATTCGGTAAGAATAAGTGCAACAAATCCAATCATAGCCATTCTTCCATTAAGTCTCTCATTATAAAAATGAAATCCATAACGAGGTAATTTTCTTTTGGGGACAATCTCTGGTTTAATCATCACTTACATATCAAAGAAGCTATTCTAATCACTAAATATGAAAATAGATAAAAATTATTCATCGGATAGAAGACCCTCCTCTTGTAATCCCTCGAGGGCAGCAGGATCTGGTAATTGATCTTCAGAAAATTGATTTTCAGCACTAGGTCTTGCAAAGGCAGCAAAATTACTTGAAGTAGGGTCAATTCCATGGCGGTTCCTCGTAGTTTCCAAATCTTCATCACTCGGATCATCAAGTATTGCAGTAGAGCTTACCGAAGGCGATTGTGGCATATCAACTGTATAGTCTGGCCTTAAGTTCTGTGCTCTTCTATATCCACCTGATTCTTCCGCGAGGATATCAGGATGGGGGCCCGCCTCTGAGGCTAATTCCTCTACAAATCCACTAAAGCCAGTACCTGCAGGTATTAGTCGACCAATAATAACATTTTCTTTTAAACCTCTTAACCAATCAGACTTTCCTTCAATTGCGGCTTCTGTAAGAACCCTTGTAGTCTCTTGGAATGAAGCTGCTGATATAAAGCTATCAGTATTGAGAGAGGCTTTAGTTATTCCTAACAGAACAGGGGTAAACTGTGCTGGAGCTCCACCTGTAATTGCCATAGCTTGGTTAGTATCTTCCACTTGCCTCAATTCTATAAGTTCTCCAGGTAAGAGAGTAGTATCCCCAGCATCTTCTACTCGGACTTTACTTGTCATTTGTCTGACAATAACCTCAATATGTTTATCATCAATTGCAACACCCTGCGACTTATAAACATTTTGAACTTCGTTTACCATACTTCTTTGTAATTTCGATATAGATTCTCGAGCAGCATCTATTAGTGGTTTATTATCCTTTAAATCGCTGAAGTAACAATCTAATAATTCATGAGGATTAATTGGACCATCAGTTAAAATTTCTCCTCCTGCAACTTGTTGTCCATCACTAACCATTATGTTTTTTCCAACTAATAGTTGATATTCATTAACCAGATCATCTTTTTCAATAACTGATAAGGAAACAGATTCTTCATCATTACCTTGTTTAATCTGAACAATTCCAGATTTTTTACATAAAATTGCGGCATCTCTAGGTCGCCTTGCCTCTAATAACTCTTCGATTCGCGGCAATCCTTGAACAATATCTCCTGTTTTCTGTCTTTCAAAAACAAGTAAAGCTAAACCATCTCCCCTTAGAACTAAATCTCCATCTTTAACATGCAAAACTGAATCAGGAGAAACCATATAAGGCCTACCAAGCCTTAGGGTTACTGAATCACTTGAGACTTCTTCAATTTCTCCACAAGAAGTAGATCTTTCAGATTTACTAACAAGGTCACCGTCTACTACGCGATCGCCAACTTTAACAACCGCTTTAGTGGTAATCTTCATTTTAATTTTATCTTCTTCTCTTTCAACAATTAACCTCCTTATAGGTTCATCATCAACAACATTTGGCAGTTGAACCAAACCCTTCTGTTTACAAAGTATTTGAGTAGTAGCTATTACATCTCCCGCTTTGACTATTTGATTATTTTTTACCTGTAATTCTGTATGTGTTGAACCATGACTTGAATCGGATATAGTATCTCTTCTTACAAGAATAGATTCTAAAATTACAAGGTTTAATCTATTTATTGAT is a window of Prochlorococcus marinus XMU1419 DNA encoding:
- the rlmN gene encoding 23S rRNA (adenine(2503)-C(2))-methyltransferase RlmN, producing the protein MKNLLGSSIRDLENVALNYGQAAFRGRQIYKWIYNFRNKKKNIDEIDVLPLDFRQKLKDDGFKIGELSFQEKCLANDGTLKLLLSTGDKESIECVGIPTEKRLTACLSSQVGCPMDCKFCATGKEGLKRSLKASEILDQILFIENEMNRKVTNIVFMGMGEPLLNIDDLLLSIRSINEDFQISQRKITVSTVAVPKMIRRLSEKSFQILGKCQFTLAISLHASNQKTREMIIPSAKNYEIKNIIEDSKQFVKDTGRRVSFEYLMLSGVNDKLQHANELSNLLKGFQCHVNLIQYNQIDEVEFKRASLKNLQLFQSRLSNNGIKVSLRKSRGLDKNAACGQLRQNARNK
- a CDS encoding high light inducible protein; translation: MIKPEIVPKRKLPRYGFHFYNERLNGRMAMIGFVALILTEFFLKHGLLLW